The following coding sequences lie in one Streptomyces venezuelae genomic window:
- a CDS encoding DUF6912 family protein has protein sequence MRVYVPLTLPRLAEAHEAGELGPGPLVAYAVTPALREWYVSDDIEELEYAALNRAAAASLRLIAGDPGAARRRVVVAADVPDGAAVADPDRGLDRGALGEVRIAEALPLAKAAAVHVDSGDAEGDVAAAASALGAADQGDDDARFVVDGVEDHELLWFATQEIPGLIDG, from the coding sequence ATGCGCGTCTACGTTCCTCTGACCCTGCCCCGGCTCGCCGAGGCGCACGAGGCGGGGGAGCTGGGGCCCGGGCCGCTGGTCGCCTACGCCGTGACCCCCGCGTTGCGGGAGTGGTACGTGTCGGACGACATCGAGGAGCTCGAGTACGCGGCGTTGAACCGGGCCGCCGCTGCGTCGTTGCGGCTGATCGCGGGGGATCCGGGGGCGGCGCGGCGGCGGGTCGTCGTCGCGGCGGACGTGCCGGACGGGGCGGCTGTGGCCGACCCCGACCGGGGGCTCGACCGCGGGGCGCTCGGGGAGGTGCGGATCGCTGAGGCGCTGCCGTTGGCCAAGGCGGCGGCCGTGCATGTGGACTCCGGGGACGCGGAGGGGGACGTGGCTGCGGCGGCTTCCGCGTTGGGGGCGGCGGATCAGGGGGACGATGATGCGCGGTTCGTGGTGGACGGGGTGGAGGATCATGAGCTGCTCTGGTTTGCCACGCAGGAGATTCCTGGGCTGATCGACGGGTGA
- a CDS encoding Rv3235 family protein — protein sequence MRKVMTRPRPRPTTTRPPGGRPPTRKDSRTTPRTGPTPTAVATTSRPIPAQPPPHPTEIFAERLVLVLSGQRPMHWVARHIANTAFDELARLAELRPLRTDGHRPTIHRIGHYQPHPETYEVFARVATGPRLRALAFRLTLGADRKWRCTAVETGR from the coding sequence ATGCGCAAGGTGATGACAAGGCCCCGCCCCCGCCCGACGACGACCCGCCCACCCGGAGGCCGCCCACCGACCCGAAAGGACTCCCGCACAACGCCCCGCACGGGCCCCACCCCGACGGCCGTCGCCACCACATCCCGCCCGATCCCGGCCCAGCCGCCCCCACACCCCACGGAGATCTTCGCGGAGCGCCTCGTCCTGGTCCTCAGCGGCCAGCGCCCGATGCACTGGGTGGCCCGCCACATCGCCAACACGGCGTTCGACGAGCTGGCGCGCCTGGCGGAGCTGAGGCCGCTCCGCACGGACGGCCACCGCCCCACGATCCACCGCATCGGCCACTACCAGCCGCACCCCGAGACGTACGAGGTGTTCGCCCGCGTCGCGACGGGCCCGAGACTGCGCGCGCTGGCGTTCCGCCTGACGCTGGGAGCGGACCGAAAATGGCGCTGCACAGCGGTAGAAACAGGGAGGTAG
- the secA gene encoding preprotein translocase subunit SecA: MSVLSKIMRAGEGKILRKLHRIADQVNSIEEDFVSLSDAELRALTQEYKERYADGETLDDLLPEAFATVREAAKRVLGQRHYDVQMMGGAALHMGYVAEMKTGEGKTLVGTLPAYLNALSGKGVHLITVNDYLAERDSEMMGRVHKFLGLTVGCILANMTPAQRREQYACDITYGTNNEFGFDYLRDNMAWSQDELVQRGHNFAIVDEVDSILVDEARTPLIISGPADQATKWYGDFAKLVTRLTKGEPGNQLKGIEETGDYEVDEKKRTVAIHESGVGKVEDWLGIDNLYESVNTPLVGYLNNAIKAKELFKKDKDYVVIDGEVMIVDEHTGRILAGRRYNEGMHQAIEAKEGVDIKDENQTLATITLQNFFRLYKRDGYDSGLSGMTGTAMTEAAEFHQIYKLGVVPIPTNRPMVRADQSDLIYRTEVAKFAAVVDDIAEKHEKGQPILVGTTSVEKSEYLSQQLSKRGIQHEVLNAKQHDREATIVAQAGRKGAVTVATNMAGRGTDIKLGGNPDDLAEAELRQRGLDPVEHAEEWAAALPAALEKAERSVKAEFEEVKELGGLYVLGTERHESRRIDNQLRGRSGRQGDPGESRFYLSLGDDLMRLFKAQMVERVMSMANVPDDVPIENKMVTRAIASAQSQVEQQNFETRKNVLKYDEVLNRQREVIYGERRRVLEGEDLQEQITHFMDDTIDAYISAETAEGFAEEWDLDRLWGAFKQLYPVKVTVEELEEDAGDRAGLTAEFISESIKEDIHEQYQAREAQLGSDIMRELERRVVLSVLDRKWREHLYEMDYLQEGIGLRAMAQKDPLVEYQREGFDMFNAMMEGIKEESVGYLFNLEVQVEQQVEEVPVDDAAPSLTKDGVQDAVPAGAGSGSGGSRPEIHAKGLEAPQRPDRLHFQAPNAEGGVDEGDFVTDGSGVRSEADGMTRAERRKAQKGGRRRKK; the protein is encoded by the coding sequence GTGTCCGTCCTCTCGAAGATCATGCGTGCAGGCGAAGGCAAGATCCTGCGCAAGCTGCACCGCATCGCGGACCAGGTCAACTCCATCGAAGAGGACTTCGTCAGCCTCTCCGACGCCGAGCTGCGCGCGCTGACCCAGGAGTACAAGGAGCGTTACGCCGACGGCGAGACGCTCGACGACCTGCTGCCCGAGGCCTTCGCGACGGTCCGCGAGGCCGCCAAGCGCGTCCTGGGCCAGCGGCACTACGACGTCCAGATGATGGGCGGCGCCGCGCTGCACATGGGCTATGTCGCGGAGATGAAGACCGGTGAGGGCAAGACCCTCGTCGGCACCCTGCCGGCGTACCTGAACGCCCTGTCCGGCAAGGGCGTCCACCTGATCACGGTCAACGACTACCTGGCCGAGCGCGACTCCGAGATGATGGGCCGCGTCCACAAGTTCCTGGGCCTCACGGTCGGCTGCATCCTGGCCAACATGACCCCGGCCCAGCGCCGCGAGCAGTACGCCTGCGACATCACGTACGGCACGAACAACGAGTTCGGCTTCGACTACCTCCGCGACAACATGGCGTGGTCCCAGGACGAGCTCGTCCAGCGCGGCCACAACTTCGCGATCGTCGACGAGGTCGACTCGATCCTCGTCGACGAGGCCCGTACGCCGCTGATCATCTCCGGCCCCGCCGACCAGGCCACCAAGTGGTACGGCGACTTCGCCAAGCTGGTCACCCGCCTCACCAAGGGTGAGCCCGGCAACCAGCTCAAGGGCATCGAGGAGACCGGCGACTACGAGGTCGACGAGAAGAAGCGCACCGTCGCCATCCACGAGTCCGGTGTCGGCAAGGTCGAGGACTGGCTCGGCATCGACAACCTGTACGAGTCGGTGAACACGCCTCTGGTGGGTTACCTGAACAACGCCATCAAGGCGAAGGAACTCTTCAAGAAGGACAAGGACTACGTCGTCATCGACGGCGAAGTCATGATCGTCGACGAGCACACCGGCCGTATCCTCGCCGGCCGCCGCTACAACGAGGGCATGCACCAGGCGATCGAGGCGAAGGAAGGGGTGGACATCAAGGACGAGAACCAGACCCTTGCGACCATCACCCTCCAGAACTTCTTCCGTCTCTACAAGCGTGACGGTTACGACAGTGGCCTCTCCGGCATGACCGGTACGGCCATGACCGAGGCCGCCGAGTTCCACCAGATCTACAAGCTGGGTGTCGTGCCGATCCCGACGAACCGGCCCATGGTCCGCGCCGACCAGTCCGACCTGATCTACCGCACCGAGGTCGCGAAGTTCGCCGCCGTTGTCGACGACATCGCGGAGAAGCACGAGAAGGGGCAGCCGATCCTGGTCGGCACCACCTCCGTGGAGAAGTCGGAGTACCTCTCCCAGCAGCTGTCGAAGCGCGGCATCCAGCACGAAGTGCTGAACGCCAAGCAGCACGACCGTGAGGCGACCATCGTCGCCCAGGCCGGCCGCAAGGGCGCCGTCACCGTCGCCACGAACATGGCGGGACGAGGCACCGACATCAAGCTCGGCGGCAACCCCGACGACCTCGCCGAGGCGGAGCTGCGCCAGCGCGGCCTCGACCCCGTCGAGCACGCCGAGGAGTGGGCCGCGGCGCTGCCCGCCGCCCTGGAGAAGGCCGAGCGGTCCGTCAAGGCCGAGTTCGAAGAGGTCAAGGAGCTCGGCGGGCTGTACGTGCTCGGCACGGAGCGGCACGAGTCGCGTCGTATCGACAACCAGCTGCGCGGTCGTTCCGGCCGTCAGGGCGACCCCGGCGAGTCGCGGTTCTACCTGTCGCTCGGTGATGACCTGATGCGTCTGTTCAAGGCGCAGATGGTCGAGCGCGTGATGTCCATGGCCAACGTGCCGGACGACGTGCCGATCGAGAACAAGATGGTGACGCGCGCGATCGCCTCCGCGCAGTCGCAGGTCGAGCAGCAGAACTTCGAGACGCGTAAGAACGTCCTCAAGTACGACGAGGTCCTCAACCGGCAGCGCGAGGTCATCTACGGCGAGCGGCGGCGCGTCCTCGAGGGCGAGGATCTGCAGGAGCAGATCACGCACTTCATGGACGACACCATCGACGCGTACATCTCCGCGGAGACCGCGGAGGGCTTCGCCGAGGAGTGGGACCTCGACCGGCTGTGGGGCGCGTTCAAGCAGCTCTACCCCGTCAAGGTCACCGTGGAGGAACTGGAGGAGGACGCGGGCGACCGCGCGGGTCTCACCGCCGAGTTCATCTCCGAGTCCATCAAGGAAGACATCCACGAGCAGTACCAGGCGCGTGAGGCGCAGCTCGGCTCCGACATCATGCGTGAGCTGGAGCGGCGCGTCGTGCTGTCCGTTCTGGACCGCAAGTGGCGTGAGCACCTGTACGAGATGGACTACCTCCAGGAGGGCATCGGCCTCCGTGCCATGGCGCAGAAGGACCCGCTGGTCGAGTACCAGCGCGAGGGCTTCGACATGTTCAACGCCATGATGGAAGGCATCAAGGAGGAGTCCGTCGGCTACCTGTTCAACCTGGAGGTCCAGGTCGAGCAGCAGGTCGAGGAAGTTCCCGTCGACGATGCGGCTCCTTCGCTGACGAAGGACGGGGTTCAGGACGCGGTGCCCGCGGGAGCGGGTTCTGGGTCGGGCGGGTCTCGACCGGAGATCCACGCCAAGGGGCTCGAGGCTCCGCAGCGGCCCGACCGGCTGCACTTCCAGGCGCCGAACGCCGAGGGTGGCGTCGACGAGGGTGACTTCGTCACGGACGGCTCCGGGGTTCGGTCCGAGGCGGACGGGATGACTCGGGCGGAGCGGCGCAAGGCTCAGAAGGGTGGGCGGCGCCGTAAGAAGTGA
- a CDS encoding GNAT family N-acetyltransferase codes for MEPVTLTTERLFLRAFAPEDTDETYAACQDPDIQRWTTIPSPYTRVDADTFINRVVPDDWRNDTEYTFAVRPREGGPLLAAASLHHPRSGTWEVGYWTAKQHRGRGYMTETVLALARWAFTELRCTRLEWRAEVGNLGSRAVVERAGFTVEGVHRAGLLNKGTLRDCWVGSLLPSDIGVRSPHPYLPARADRTGAGS; via the coding sequence ATGGAGCCCGTCACTCTCACCACCGAACGTCTGTTCCTGCGCGCCTTCGCGCCCGAGGACACCGACGAGACCTACGCGGCCTGCCAGGACCCGGACATCCAGCGCTGGACGACCATCCCGTCGCCGTACACGCGCGTGGACGCCGACACCTTCATCAACCGCGTGGTCCCGGACGACTGGCGCAACGACACGGAGTACACCTTCGCCGTACGCCCCAGGGAGGGCGGCCCGCTGCTCGCCGCCGCCAGTCTTCACCACCCGCGCTCGGGCACCTGGGAGGTCGGTTACTGGACGGCCAAGCAGCACCGAGGCCGCGGCTACATGACGGAGACCGTGCTCGCCCTCGCCCGCTGGGCGTTCACGGAGCTGCGCTGCACCCGCCTGGAGTGGCGCGCCGAGGTCGGCAACCTCGGCTCGCGGGCCGTCGTGGAGCGGGCCGGGTTCACCGTGGAGGGCGTGCACCGCGCGGGCCTGCTCAACAAGGGCACGCTCCGTGACTGCTGGGTCGGCTCGCTGCTCCCCTCGGACATCGGAGTGCGCTCACCGCACCCGTACCTGCCCGCGAGGGCGGACCGGACCGGCGCGGGAAGTTGA
- a CDS encoding winged helix-turn-helix domain-containing protein, which yields MTSLPSPAIDLSADEARRIALRAQGFLGAPDRRSGVRGVLRHLGAVQLDTISVLARSHELIPYARLGAVGRDTVEAAYWTETHAFEYWSHAACILPIEEWPHFAFRRRAYRTRPQWHHDLPPGAYDQVIKQLRTEGPLTATELGGAKNKGEWWDWSESKIAVERALMYGEVVCTERRSWKRVYDLAERAVPDALLHDDLDDAECLRRLVRLAGEALGVGTRADIADYHRLKGEQFDAVVADSGLVPVTVQGWDKPAWADPKALEATPRGRHRTTLLSPFDSLIWERARTERIFGFTHRLEAYVPKPKRIHGYFAMPLLAGGRLLGRVDPAREGSTLVARQVSLDSPKAVAPMAQALLEAASWVGCDAVRVERVDRPELAADLVRALT from the coding sequence ATGACGAGCCTGCCGAGTCCCGCCATCGACCTCTCCGCCGACGAGGCCCGCCGGATCGCCCTGCGCGCGCAGGGATTCCTGGGCGCCCCCGACCGCAGGTCGGGCGTGCGGGGCGTCCTGCGCCACCTCGGCGCGGTCCAGCTCGACACGATCTCGGTCCTGGCCCGTTCCCACGAACTCATTCCGTACGCACGCCTGGGCGCCGTCGGCCGCGACACGGTGGAGGCGGCGTACTGGACGGAGACCCACGCCTTCGAGTACTGGTCGCACGCCGCGTGCATCCTCCCCATCGAGGAGTGGCCGCACTTCGCCTTCCGCCGCCGCGCCTACCGCACCCGCCCGCAGTGGCACCACGACCTGCCCCCGGGGGCGTACGACCAGGTCATCAAGCAGCTGCGCACCGAAGGCCCGCTCACCGCGACGGAGTTGGGCGGCGCGAAGAACAAGGGCGAGTGGTGGGACTGGTCCGAGTCGAAGATCGCCGTCGAGCGGGCGCTGATGTACGGCGAGGTGGTGTGCACGGAGCGCCGCTCCTGGAAGCGGGTGTACGACCTGGCGGAGCGTGCCGTCCCGGACGCGCTGCTCCACGACGACCTGGACGACGCGGAGTGCCTGCGCCGCCTGGTCCGCCTCGCGGGCGAGGCGCTGGGGGTGGGCACGCGCGCGGACATCGCGGACTACCACCGCTTGAAGGGCGAGCAGTTCGACGCGGTGGTCGCGGATTCGGGGCTTGTGCCGGTGACGGTGCAGGGCTGGGACAAGCCGGCCTGGGCGGACCCGAAGGCCCTGGAGGCGACGCCGCGCGGCCGCCACCGCACGACGCTGCTCTCGCCCTTCGACTCGCTGATCTGGGAGCGTGCGCGCACGGAGCGGATCTTCGGCTTCACCCACCGTCTTGAGGCGTACGTGCCCAAGCCCAAGCGGATCCACGGCTATTTCGCGATGCCGCTGCTCGCCGGCGGCAGGCTCCTCGGCCGGGTCGACCCGGCGCGCGAGGGCAGCACGCTGGTGGCCAGGCAGGTGTCGCTGGACTCACCGAAGGCGGTGGCGCCGATGGCTCAGGCGCTGCTGGAGGCGGCGTCCTGGGTGGGCTGCGACGCCGTACGGGTGGAGCGCGTCGACCGCCCCGAGCTGGCGGCCGACCTGGTGCGGGCTCTCACCTGA
- a CDS encoding response regulator, with the protein MADSFGPMRHEGAGDGTGIGTDAGAPRKEPIRVLVVDDHALFRRGLEIVLAAEEDIQVVGEAGDGAEAVDKAADLLPDIVLMDVRMPKRGGIEACTSIKEVAPSAKIIMLTISDEEADLYDAIKAGATGYLLKEISTDEVATAIRAVADGQSQISPSMASKLLTEFKSMIQRTDERRLVPAPRLTDRELEVLKLVATGMNNRDIAKELFISENTVKNHVRNILEKLQLHSRMEAVVYAMREKILEIR; encoded by the coding sequence ATGGCGGACAGCTTCGGACCGATGCGTCACGAGGGTGCCGGGGACGGCACCGGCATCGGCACGGATGCGGGCGCCCCACGCAAGGAGCCCATCAGGGTCCTTGTGGTGGACGACCACGCCCTCTTCCGCCGGGGCCTGGAGATCGTTCTCGCCGCCGAGGAGGACATCCAGGTCGTCGGAGAGGCCGGCGACGGCGCGGAGGCGGTGGACAAGGCCGCGGATCTGCTGCCCGACATCGTGCTCATGGACGTACGCATGCCGAAGCGCGGCGGCATCGAGGCGTGCACCTCCATCAAGGAAGTGGCACCCAGCGCGAAGATCATCATGCTGACGATCAGCGACGAGGAAGCCGACCTGTACGACGCGATCAAGGCGGGCGCGACCGGCTATCTCCTCAAGGAGATCTCCACGGACGAGGTGGCCACGGCGATCCGCGCGGTGGCCGACGGGCAGTCGCAGATCAGCCCCTCGATGGCGTCCAAGCTGCTCACCGAGTTCAAGTCGATGATCCAGCGCACGGACGAGCGGCGGCTCGTGCCCGCGCCCCGGCTGACCGACCGGGAGCTCGAAGTGCTCAAGCTCGTCGCCACCGGAATGAACAACCGGGACATCGCCAAGGAGTTGTTCATCTCCGAGAACACCGTGAAGAACCACGTGCGCAACATCCTGGAGAAGCTGCAACTGCACTCCAGGATGGAGGCCGTCGTCTACGCGATGCGGGAGAAGATCCTCGAGATCAGGTGA
- the hpf gene encoding ribosome hibernation-promoting factor, HPF/YfiA family, with the protein MDIVVKGRKTEVPERFRKHVAEKLKLDKIQKLDGKVISLDVEVSKETNPRQADRSDRVEITLRGRGPVIRAEASATDPYAALDLATAKLDARLRKQHEKRHNRRGNGRLSAAEVAERVPDAATLNGDGTVVREEEPDGVPVKRIGSLEIQGEGPLVVREKTHVAAPMSLDQALYEMELVGHDFYLFVDSESKEPSVVYRRHAYDYGVIRLNTDPMVAKAESGGGGGALGG; encoded by the coding sequence GTGGACATCGTCGTCAAGGGCCGCAAGACCGAGGTGCCCGAGCGGTTCCGCAAGCACGTGGCCGAGAAGCTGAAGCTGGACAAGATCCAGAAGCTCGACGGCAAGGTGATCAGCCTCGACGTCGAGGTGTCCAAGGAAACCAATCCGCGACAGGCCGACCGTTCCGACCGAGTGGAGATCACGCTCCGCGGGCGCGGACCCGTGATCCGCGCGGAGGCCTCGGCAACAGATCCCTACGCGGCGCTCGACCTGGCCACCGCCAAGCTCGACGCACGACTGCGCAAGCAGCACGAGAAGCGCCACAACCGGCGCGGCAACGGCAGGCTTTCGGCCGCCGAAGTGGCCGAGCGGGTGCCGGACGCGGCGACTCTCAACGGAGACGGCACCGTCGTACGTGAGGAAGAGCCGGACGGCGTGCCCGTCAAGAGGATCGGCTCCCTGGAGATCCAGGGCGAAGGCCCCCTCGTGGTCCGCGAGAAGACACACGTCGCGGCCCCCATGTCGCTCGACCAGGCGCTCTACGAGATGGAACTGGTCGGACACGACTTCTACTTGTTCGTCGACTCCGAGTCCAAGGAACCCAGCGTCGTCTACCGACGGCACGCGTACGACTACGGCGTCATCCGCCTGAACACCGACCCCATGGTCGCCAAGGCCGAGTCGGGTGGCGGAGGCGGGGCACTCGGCGGCTGA
- a CDS encoding ComF family protein: MRGWWQDLTDLVLPTGCGGCGRPRTGLCAACRDALCGAVPRRVRPDPAPPGLPVVFAAVPYEDAGRAVLLSHKERGSLGLAGPLGVALAGAVSAGLRGETWRPGDTGARSGVGGTQDGPQGRVMPVSLVPVPSSRAAVRARGHDPVRRIAFAATGELRRAGVPARVLAVLRQRRAVADQSGLDSRQRQANLAGALEVTAGGGRLLGGGGRFVVVDDLMTTGASLAEAVRALRAVHNCGKAIGAAVVAASPDSFEINRN; this comes from the coding sequence ATGCGGGGGTGGTGGCAGGACCTCACCGACCTGGTGTTGCCGACCGGGTGCGGGGGCTGCGGGAGGCCTCGCACGGGACTGTGCGCCGCGTGCCGTGATGCCCTGTGCGGAGCCGTGCCGCGTCGGGTGCGGCCGGATCCGGCGCCGCCGGGGCTGCCGGTGGTGTTCGCGGCCGTGCCGTACGAGGACGCGGGGCGGGCCGTGCTGCTCTCGCACAAGGAGCGCGGTTCCCTCGGGCTCGCGGGGCCGCTCGGCGTGGCGCTGGCCGGAGCCGTGAGTGCCGGTCTGCGGGGCGAAACGTGGCGTCCGGGTGATACGGGGGCGCGAAGTGGGGTAGGCGGCACACAGGATGGCCCACAGGGGCGTGTGATGCCGGTGTCGCTCGTGCCTGTGCCCTCGTCGCGGGCCGCTGTGCGGGCCCGCGGGCACGACCCGGTGCGGCGGATCGCGTTCGCCGCGACGGGTGAGCTGCGGCGGGCAGGTGTTCCGGCGCGGGTGCTCGCGGTGCTGCGGCAACGGCGCGCGGTGGCCGACCAGTCGGGGCTCGACTCCCGGCAGCGGCAGGCCAATCTGGCGGGCGCCCTGGAGGTGACCGCCGGCGGCGGACGGTTGCTGGGAGGTGGTGGCCGCTTTGTGGTCGTGGACGACTTGATGACCACCGGTGCCTCTTTGGCGGAGGCGGTCCGTGCATTACGTGCCGTGCACAACTGCGGGAAGGCGATCGGTGCGGCCGTTGTCGCGGCCTCACCGGATTCTTTCGAAATAAACCGGAACTGA
- a CDS encoding LpqB family beta-propeller domain-containing protein, whose protein sequence is MGADHEERRGRGRPLRTGLLLAGCGALLAGCASMPDSGNLKSVDASQRPDSQSQVRVYAMPPREGARPIEIVQGFLEALTSDDPQFAMARKYLTKTASREWDPEESTTVLADGPNTDAGNAGNEGDGSRRYSLTGRQVARVDAQHAYRPEDAAYTQSVHLSQTGGPGGNEWRIDKPPPGVVLGESDFQRIYRSVNKYYFAGPTGAGVSGRTGLVADPVYIRQRIDPLTQTVKTLLEGPTNWLRPVVLSSFRSGTELKDPDKSLTLDDQNRLTVQLNSRSDGTGQTKCKEMAAQLLFTLRDLTPSGVEQVTLQRSNGSMLCVLSQERAETVAAHPSTDRPGYQYFVDEKHRLVRMSANAGGSVDPEPVTGVLGTGDQPLRAAAVSRDEQRAAGVSLDGKALYTGSLLADDALGKVRLRSKAKSEKDRLSTPSWDGRGNLWVADRDPKRPRLLWLEQGSGEPVEVEVPALDGHIREVRVSADGVRIAFLVEKDRKTSLWIGRADRDTRKGERPEISVLDPTPAAPQMEEVTAMSWAGGSRLVVVGRETGGVQQIRYVQCDGSVLPGTALPGLTGVQEIAASEDERQPLLAHSDDGIVRLPTGSQWQTVVKEGLAPVYPG, encoded by the coding sequence GTGGGCGCTGACCACGAGGAGCGGCGCGGCCGCGGACGTCCGCTGCGCACCGGGCTCCTCCTTGCCGGCTGTGGGGCGCTCCTGGCGGGCTGTGCGTCGATGCCGGACAGCGGGAACCTGAAGTCCGTGGATGCCTCGCAGCGTCCGGACTCGCAGTCGCAGGTCCGTGTCTACGCGATGCCACCGCGCGAGGGCGCCCGCCCGATCGAGATCGTCCAGGGTTTCCTGGAGGCCCTGACCAGTGATGATCCGCAGTTCGCGATGGCGCGGAAGTATCTGACGAAGACGGCGTCGCGGGAGTGGGACCCGGAGGAGTCCACGACGGTGCTCGCCGACGGTCCGAACACGGACGCGGGCAACGCGGGCAACGAGGGCGACGGCAGCCGTCGCTACTCCCTGACCGGGCGGCAGGTCGCGCGGGTCGACGCCCAGCACGCGTACCGGCCGGAGGACGCGGCGTACACGCAGTCCGTCCACCTCAGCCAGACCGGTGGGCCGGGCGGGAACGAGTGGCGGATCGACAAGCCGCCGCCGGGCGTGGTGCTCGGGGAGTCGGATTTCCAGCGGATCTACCGGTCCGTCAACAAGTACTACTTCGCGGGGCCCACCGGGGCGGGCGTGAGCGGCCGGACGGGGCTCGTCGCGGACCCGGTGTACATCCGCCAGCGCATCGATCCGTTGACGCAGACGGTGAAGACGCTCCTGGAGGGGCCGACGAACTGGCTGCGGCCGGTGGTGCTTTCGAGTTTCCGCAGCGGTACGGAGCTGAAGGACCCCGACAAATCGTTGACGCTGGACGACCAGAACCGGCTGACCGTGCAGCTGAACAGCCGGTCCGACGGCACCGGGCAGACGAAGTGCAAGGAGATGGCGGCTCAGCTGCTGTTCACCCTGCGGGACTTGACGCCTTCGGGGGTCGAGCAGGTGACGCTGCAGCGTTCCAACGGCTCGATGCTGTGTGTGCTGAGTCAGGAGCGGGCCGAGACCGTCGCGGCGCACCCCAGCACGGACCGGCCCGGCTACCAGTACTTCGTCGACGAGAAGCACCGGCTGGTGCGGATGTCGGCCAACGCCGGGGGCTCGGTCGACCCCGAGCCGGTGACGGGTGTCCTCGGCACCGGTGACCAGCCGCTGCGCGCGGCCGCGGTCTCGCGTGACGAGCAGCGGGCGGCCGGGGTGTCCCTCGACGGCAAGGCGCTGTACACGGGGTCGCTGCTCGCCGACGACGCGCTCGGCAAGGTGCGGCTGCGGAGCAAGGCGAAGTCGGAGAAGGACCGCCTCTCCACGCCCAGCTGGGACGGCAGGGGCAACCTGTGGGTGGCCGACCGGGATCCGAAGCGGCCCCGGCTGCTCTGGCTCGAACAGGGCTCGGGTGAGCCGGTCGAGGTCGAGGTGCCGGCTCTGGACGGGCACATCCGTGAGGTGCGGGTGTCGGCGGACGGTGTGCGGATCGCCTTCCTCGTGGAGAAGGACCGCAAGACGTCCCTGTGGATCGGCCGGGCGGACCGCGACACGCGCAAGGGGGAGCGGCCGGAGATATCCGTCCTCGACCCGACCCCGGCGGCGCCCCAGATGGAAGAGGTCACGGCCATGTCGTGGGCGGGCGGGAGCCGGCTCGTGGTGGTCGGGCGGGAGACCGGCGGGGTCCAGCAGATCCGGTACGTCCAATGCGACGGGTCGGTCCTTCCCGGCACCGCGCTGCCCGGCCTGACCGGGGTCCAGGAGATCGCGGCGTCCGAGGACGAGCGGCAGCCGTTGCTGGCGCACTCCGACGACGGGATCGTGCGGCTGCCGACGGGATCCCAGTGGCAGACGGTCGTGAAGGAAGGGCTGGCGCCGGTCTATCCGGGGTGA